The Streptomyces sp. P9-A4 genome contains a region encoding:
- a CDS encoding DUF5941 domain-containing protein: MSTAILTGPPAPGSSLDGDLRSLGFDVKAASGAEQAAALLAAVPAGERVALVDPRFVGHLHALRLALTDPRFPAAAAPGTLTAQNGARPALTRALTAASATAGDRDDLTGTLADALDADGVAVHRPQLGTLVATVPADAEARHEARAAVAAVDDEAVRLRSAVKAHDGFFTTFFISPYSRYIARWCARRGLTPNQVTTASLLTALIAAGCAATGERGGYIAAGVLLLVSFVLDCTDGQLARYALKYSTMGAWLDATFDRAKEYAFYAGLALGAARNGDDVWALALGAMILMTCRHVVDFSFNEANHDATANTSPTAALSDRLDSLGWTVWARRMIILPIGERWAMIAVLTAVTAPRIVFWALIIGCAFGACYTTAGRVLRSLTRKAKRTDRAAQALADLADCGPLAQLAARVFGRSGARGAGVVFAAIATAGLLFAVLTWPFGDRQIVIAAIGYVILSGAAVARPLKGALDWLVPPLFRAAEYTAVLVLAARSDSAQALPAAFGLVAAVAYHHYDTVYRIRGGTGAPPAWLVRVTGGHEGRTLLVAVLAALLADRGDDFTLALTALAVAVALVVLVESIRFWVSSGAPAVHDEGETA, encoded by the coding sequence CTGTCGACCGCCATCCTCACCGGCCCCCCGGCACCCGGCTCCTCGCTCGACGGAGACCTGCGGTCGCTCGGCTTCGACGTCAAGGCCGCCTCCGGCGCCGAACAGGCCGCCGCGCTGCTGGCCGCCGTCCCCGCGGGTGAGCGCGTCGCGCTCGTCGACCCCCGGTTCGTCGGCCACCTGCACGCGCTGCGCCTGGCCCTCACCGACCCCAGGTTCCCCGCCGCCGCCGCACCCGGCACGCTCACCGCGCAGAACGGGGCCCGCCCCGCGCTCACCCGCGCCCTGACCGCCGCCTCGGCGACCGCCGGTGACAGGGACGACCTCACCGGCACCCTCGCCGACGCCCTCGACGCCGACGGCGTCGCCGTGCACCGGCCCCAGCTCGGCACCCTCGTCGCCACCGTCCCCGCCGACGCCGAGGCCCGCCACGAGGCCCGCGCCGCCGTCGCCGCCGTGGACGACGAGGCCGTACGCCTCCGCTCGGCCGTCAAGGCCCACGACGGCTTCTTCACCACCTTCTTCATCAGCCCGTACTCGCGCTACATCGCCCGCTGGTGCGCGCGCCGCGGACTGACCCCCAACCAGGTCACCACCGCCTCGCTGCTCACCGCACTGATCGCGGCCGGCTGCGCGGCGACCGGCGAGCGCGGCGGCTACATCGCCGCCGGCGTCCTGCTCCTGGTCTCCTTCGTCCTCGACTGCACCGACGGGCAGCTCGCCCGCTACGCGCTGAAGTACTCGACGATGGGCGCCTGGCTCGACGCCACCTTCGACCGCGCCAAGGAGTACGCCTTCTACGCGGGCCTCGCCCTCGGCGCCGCCCGCAACGGCGACGACGTCTGGGCCCTGGCCCTCGGCGCGATGATCCTGATGACCTGCCGGCACGTCGTGGACTTCTCGTTCAACGAGGCCAACCACGACGCCACCGCCAACACCAGCCCCACCGCGGCCCTCTCCGACCGGCTCGACAGCCTCGGCTGGACCGTCTGGGCCCGCCGCATGATCATCCTGCCGATCGGCGAGCGCTGGGCGATGATCGCCGTCCTCACCGCGGTCACCGCCCCCCGGATCGTCTTCTGGGCACTGATCATCGGCTGCGCCTTCGGCGCCTGCTACACGACGGCGGGCCGCGTCCTGCGCTCCCTGACCCGCAAGGCGAAGCGCACCGACCGGGCCGCCCAGGCGCTGGCCGACCTCGCGGACTGCGGGCCGCTGGCCCAGCTGGCCGCCCGCGTGTTCGGCCGGTCGGGAGCCCGCGGCGCGGGAGTCGTCTTCGCGGCGATCGCGACGGCGGGTCTCCTCTTCGCCGTCCTCACGTGGCCCTTCGGCGACCGGCAGATCGTGATCGCCGCCATCGGCTACGTGATCCTCTCCGGCGCCGCCGTCGCCCGCCCCCTCAAGGGCGCCCTCGACTGGCTCGTACCCCCGCTCTTCCGCGCCGCCGAGTACACCGCCGTCCTCGTGCTCGCCGCCCGCTCCGACTCGGCGCAGGCCCTGCCCGCCGCATTCGGGCTGGTCGCGGCGGTCGCCTACCATCACTACGACACGGTGTACCGCATCCGCGGCGGCACCGGCGCGCCGCCCGCGTGGCTGGTGCGCGTCACCGGCGGACACGAGGGGCGCACGCTCCTGGTGGCCGTCCTCGCCGCCCTGCTGGCGGACCGCGGCGACGACTTCACCCTGGCACTGACCGCCCTCGCGGTGGCCGTCGCCCTCGTGGTGCTCGTGGAGTCCATCCGCTTCTGGGTCTCCTCCGGAGCACCCGCCGTTCACGACGAAGGAGAAACAGCATGA
- a CDS encoding DJ-1/PfpI family protein — translation MQIAVLLYPGFTTLDAVGPYELLARLPGAETVFVAKETGPVRNDQGSLALVADRTLAEVPSPDIVLVPGGPDAREAMDDPEIRAWLRTADETSTWTTSVCTGALILAAAGVLDGRRATTHWLAYEELRALGVEPTGERVVFDGKYVTAAGVSSGIDMALHLLGRIAGDETAQTIQLLTEYDPQPPYDAGSPEKAPAAIVAHWRGEAAGRD, via the coding sequence ATGCAGATCGCCGTCCTCCTCTACCCGGGCTTCACCACGCTCGACGCCGTCGGCCCGTACGAGCTCCTCGCCCGCCTTCCCGGCGCCGAGACCGTCTTCGTGGCCAAGGAGACCGGCCCCGTCCGCAACGACCAGGGCAGCCTGGCCCTGGTCGCCGACCGGACCCTCGCCGAGGTGCCGAGCCCCGACATCGTCCTCGTCCCCGGCGGCCCCGACGCGCGGGAGGCCATGGACGACCCGGAGATCCGGGCCTGGCTCCGTACCGCCGACGAGACCAGCACCTGGACCACCTCGGTCTGCACCGGCGCGCTGATCCTGGCCGCCGCCGGAGTGCTCGACGGCCGCCGAGCCACCACCCACTGGCTCGCCTACGAGGAGCTCAGGGCGCTGGGCGTCGAACCCACCGGCGAGCGGGTCGTCTTCGACGGCAAGTACGTCACCGCCGCCGGCGTCTCCTCCGGCATCGACATGGCCCTGCACCTGCTCGGCCGGATCGCCGGGGACGAGACCGCCCAGACCATCCAGCTGCTCACCGAGTACGACCCCCAGCCGCCGTACGACGCGGGTTCGCCGGAGAAGGCCCCGGCCGCGATCGTGGCGCACTGGCGGGGCGAGGCGGCCGGGAGGGACTGA
- a CDS encoding cation diffusion facilitator family transporter produces MGAGHDHGHSHGGPPPTGTAGAAYKSRLRIALGITLSVMVIEIIGGLVADSLALIADAAHMATDAVGLAMALLAIHFANRPPSGNRTFGFARAEILAALANCLLLLVVGGYVLYEAIQRFVEPAETKGGLAIAFAVIGLVANVISLSLLMRGQKESLNVRGAYLEVLADALGSVTVIIAATVILTTGWQYADPIASIVIGLMIVPRTFKLLRETLDVLLEAAPKGVDMAEVRAHILALPGVEDVHDLHAWTITSGMPVLSAHVVVDQGALDSVGHEKMLHSLQGCLGSHFDVEHCTFQLEPAGHAEHEAGLCL; encoded by the coding sequence ATGGGGGCTGGACACGACCACGGGCACAGCCACGGCGGCCCGCCGCCGACGGGGACCGCGGGGGCCGCGTACAAGAGCCGGTTGCGGATCGCACTCGGCATCACGCTCTCCGTGATGGTGATCGAGATCATCGGCGGTCTGGTCGCCGACTCCCTCGCGCTGATCGCCGACGCGGCCCACATGGCGACCGACGCGGTCGGCCTCGCGATGGCGCTGCTCGCGATCCACTTCGCGAACCGGCCTCCCTCGGGGAACCGCACCTTCGGGTTCGCCCGGGCCGAGATCCTGGCGGCGCTCGCCAACTGTCTGCTGCTCCTCGTCGTCGGCGGCTACGTGCTGTACGAGGCGATCCAGCGGTTCGTCGAGCCGGCCGAGACCAAGGGCGGGCTCGCCATCGCCTTCGCGGTGATCGGCCTGGTCGCGAACGTGATCTCGCTGTCGCTGCTGATGCGCGGCCAGAAGGAGAGCCTCAATGTGCGCGGGGCGTACCTGGAGGTCCTCGCGGACGCCCTGGGCTCGGTCACCGTGATCATCGCCGCCACGGTCATCCTGACGACGGGCTGGCAGTACGCGGACCCGATCGCCTCGATCGTGATCGGCCTGATGATCGTCCCCCGTACGTTCAAGCTGCTGCGGGAGACCCTGGACGTGCTCCTGGAGGCGGCGCCGAAGGGTGTCGACATGGCGGAGGTACGGGCGCACATCCTGGCCCTGCCGGGTGTCGAGGACGTGCACGACCTGCACGCCTGGACGATCACCTCGGGCATGCCGGTGCTCTCCGCGCACGTGGTCGTCGACCAGGGGGCGCTGGACTCGGTCGGGCACGAGAAGATGCTGCACTCCCTCCAGGGGTGCCTGGGGTCCCACTTCGACGTGGAGCACTGCACCTTCCAGCTGGAGCCGGCCGGGCACGCGGAGCACGAGGCCGGGCTCTGTCTCTGA
- a CDS encoding iron-containing alcohol dehydrogenase family protein yields MPVLTRLIPSPVVVDIRRGALDDLSALLADQRISSNGKIAVAISGGSGLKLRDHFAPELPGADWYPVSGGTIDEAVKLADAMRGKRYDAVVALGGGKIIDVTKYAAARVGLPLVAIATNLSHDGICSPISTLDNDNGRGSYGVPTPIALVVDLDVIRDAPVRYVRSGIGDAISNLSAIADWELSHQVTGEPVDGLAAAMARSAGEAVLRHPGGVGDDDFLVTLSEGLVMSGIAMSISGDSRPSSGACHEISHAFDLLFPDRAASHGEQCGLGAAFAMHLRGAADGSALMVETLRRHGLPVQPEEMGFTVDEFVQAVSFAPQTRPGRFTILEHLDLSDDEIRDAYADYAKAIRS; encoded by the coding sequence GTGCCAGTACTGACCCGGCTGATCCCCTCGCCGGTCGTCGTCGACATCCGCCGGGGAGCGCTGGACGACCTGTCCGCGCTCCTCGCGGACCAGCGGATCTCCAGTAACGGCAAGATCGCCGTCGCCATCAGCGGCGGCTCGGGCCTCAAGCTGCGTGACCACTTCGCCCCCGAGCTGCCCGGCGCCGACTGGTACCCGGTCTCCGGCGGCACCATCGACGAGGCCGTGAAGCTCGCCGACGCCATGCGCGGCAAGCGGTACGACGCCGTGGTGGCCCTCGGCGGCGGCAAGATCATCGACGTGACCAAGTACGCGGCGGCCCGGGTCGGGCTGCCGCTGGTGGCCATCGCGACCAACCTGTCGCACGACGGGATCTGCTCGCCGATCTCCACCCTGGACAACGACAACGGGCGCGGCTCCTACGGTGTGCCGACCCCGATCGCGCTGGTCGTCGACCTCGACGTGATCCGGGACGCCCCGGTGCGCTACGTCCGCTCCGGCATCGGCGACGCGATCTCCAACCTCTCCGCCATCGCGGACTGGGAGCTGTCGCACCAGGTGACCGGGGAGCCCGTCGACGGCCTCGCGGCCGCCATGGCCCGCAGCGCCGGCGAGGCCGTGCTCCGCCACCCCGGCGGCGTCGGCGACGACGACTTCCTCGTCACCCTCTCCGAGGGCCTGGTGATGTCCGGCATCGCCATGTCGATCAGCGGGGACAGCCGCCCCTCCTCGGGCGCCTGCCACGAGATCAGCCACGCCTTCGACCTGCTCTTCCCGGACCGCGCCGCCAGCCACGGCGAGCAGTGCGGCCTCGGAGCGGCCTTCGCCATGCACCTGCGCGGCGCCGCCGACGGCTCCGCGCTGATGGTCGAGACCCTGCGCCGGCACGGACTTCCCGTCCAGCCGGAGGAGATGGGCTTCACCGTGGACGAGTTCGTCCAGGCGGTGTCCTTCGCCCCGCAGACCCGGCCGGGCCGCTTCACCATCCTCGAACACCTCGACCTGTCCGACGACGAGATCAGGGACGCGTACGCCGACTATGCCAAAGCCATCCGTAGCTGA
- a CDS encoding glycosyltransferase family 2 protein produces the protein MGNRPDDLRALIDSVAKQEGDPVEVVVVGQGTPVTGVPDWVRTVDLPENVGIPAGRNVGIEAFGPGGTDVDVLLFLDDDGLLAHADTAELVRQAFTADPRLGIITFRIADPETGATQRRHVPRLRASDPMRSSRVTTFLGGANAVRTKVFAEVGGLPDEFFYAHEETDLAWRALDADWMIDYRSDMVLLHPTTAPSRHASYHFNVARNRVWLARRNLPAPLVPVYLGVWLLLTLARRPSPSALKAWFGGFREGWTTPCGPRRPMRWRTVWRLTRLGRPPVV, from the coding sequence ATGGGCAACCGCCCCGACGACCTGCGCGCGCTGATCGACTCGGTCGCCAAGCAGGAGGGCGACCCCGTCGAGGTCGTCGTCGTCGGCCAGGGCACCCCGGTCACCGGGGTGCCCGACTGGGTGCGGACCGTGGACCTGCCGGAGAACGTCGGCATCCCCGCCGGCCGGAACGTCGGCATCGAGGCCTTCGGCCCCGGCGGCACCGACGTCGACGTCCTGCTCTTCCTCGACGACGACGGGCTCCTCGCCCACGCCGACACCGCGGAGCTGGTCCGGCAGGCCTTCACCGCCGACCCGCGCCTGGGCATCATCACCTTCCGGATCGCCGATCCGGAGACCGGGGCCACCCAGCGCCGGCACGTGCCGAGGCTGCGCGCCTCCGACCCGATGCGCTCCTCGCGGGTGACCACCTTCCTCGGCGGCGCCAACGCCGTCCGCACCAAGGTGTTCGCCGAAGTCGGCGGTCTGCCGGACGAGTTCTTCTACGCGCACGAGGAGACCGACCTCGCCTGGCGCGCGCTCGACGCCGACTGGATGATCGACTACCGTTCCGACATGGTGCTGCTGCACCCCACCACAGCACCCTCCCGCCACGCCTCGTACCACTTCAACGTGGCCCGCAACCGAGTCTGGCTGGCACGCCGCAATCTGCCCGCGCCCCTGGTGCCGGTGTATCTCGGCGTCTGGCTCCTGCTCACCCTGGCCCGTCGGCCCTCGCCCTCCGCGCTCAAGGCGTGGTTCGGCGGATTCCGCGAAGGCTGGACGACCCCCTGCGGACCGCGCCGGCCCATGAGGTGGCGTACGGTGTGGCGGCTGACCCGGCTGGGTCGCCCCCCGGTCGTCTGA
- a CDS encoding phosphocholine cytidylyltransferase family protein, translating to MIGLVLAAGAGRRLRPYTDTLPKALVPVDGEITILDGTLKNFAEIGLTEVAIVVGYRKEAVYDRKDALEAKYGLKITLVDNDKAEEWNNAYSLWCAREVLKRGVILANGDTVHPVSVEKTLLAARGEGKKIILALDTVKHLADEEMKVITAEDKGVQRITKLMDPATATGEYIGVTLIEAEAAEELADALKATFERDPDLYYEDGYQELVNRGFTVDVEPIGDVTWVEIDNHDDLAKGREIACQY from the coding sequence ATGATCGGTCTCGTACTGGCAGCCGGTGCCGGACGGCGTCTGCGCCCCTACACCGACACCCTTCCGAAGGCCCTCGTGCCCGTCGACGGCGAGATCACGATTCTCGACGGGACGCTGAAGAACTTCGCCGAGATCGGCCTCACCGAGGTCGCGATCGTCGTCGGCTACCGGAAGGAGGCCGTCTACGACCGCAAGGACGCCCTGGAGGCGAAGTACGGCCTCAAGATCACCCTCGTCGACAACGACAAGGCCGAGGAGTGGAACAACGCCTACTCCCTGTGGTGCGCCCGTGAGGTCCTCAAGCGCGGTGTGATCCTCGCCAACGGCGACACCGTCCACCCGGTCTCCGTCGAGAAGACCCTGCTCGCCGCCCGCGGCGAGGGCAAGAAGATCATCCTCGCCCTCGACACGGTGAAGCACCTCGCCGACGAGGAGATGAAGGTCATCACCGCCGAGGACAAGGGCGTCCAGCGCATCACCAAGCTGATGGACCCGGCCACCGCCACCGGCGAGTACATCGGTGTCACCCTCATCGAGGCCGAGGCCGCCGAGGAGCTCGCCGACGCCCTCAAGGCCACCTTCGAGCGCGACCCCGACCTGTACTACGAGGACGGCTACCAGGAGCTCGTCAACCGCGGCTTCACCGTCGACGTCGAGCCCATCGGCGACGTCACGTGGGTCGAGATCGACAACCACGACGACCTCGCGAAGGGCCGTGAGATCGCGTGCCAGTACTGA
- the idi gene encoding isopentenyl-diphosphate Delta-isomerase, with product MPTTPATAAQISPEIASNGVQPSGAAAPIMLELVDEDGTTIGTAEKLAAHQAPGLLHRAFSVFLFDESGRLLLQRRALGKYHSPGVWSNTCCGHPYPGEAPFAAAARRTFEELGVSPSLLAEAGTVRYNHPDPASGLVEQEFNHLFVGLVQAAPKPDPEEIDDTVFVTSEELAERHAAAPFSAWFMTVLDAARPAVRELTGPSGGW from the coding sequence ATGCCGACCACACCAGCCACCGCGGCTCAGATCTCGCCGGAGATCGCGTCGAACGGTGTCCAACCGTCCGGAGCCGCGGCGCCGATCATGCTCGAACTGGTCGACGAGGACGGGACGACCATCGGCACCGCGGAGAAGCTCGCCGCGCACCAGGCGCCCGGCCTGCTGCACCGCGCCTTCTCCGTCTTCCTCTTCGACGAGTCCGGCCGGCTGCTGCTCCAGCGCCGCGCGCTCGGCAAGTACCACTCCCCCGGCGTCTGGTCGAACACCTGCTGCGGCCACCCCTACCCGGGCGAGGCCCCGTTCGCGGCGGCGGCCCGGCGCACCTTCGAGGAGCTGGGCGTCTCGCCCTCGCTGCTCGCGGAGGCCGGCACCGTCCGCTACAACCACCCGGACCCGGCATCGGGCCTCGTGGAGCAGGAGTTCAACCACCTCTTCGTCGGCCTCGTGCAGGCCGCACCGAAGCCGGACCCCGAAGAGATCGATGACACCGTCTTCGTGACCTCCGAGGAGCTGGCCGAGCGCCACGCCGCCGCGCCGTTCTCCGCCTGGTTCATGACGGTGCTCGACGCGGCGCGGCCGGCCGTCAGGGAACTGACGGGTCCGTCAGGGGGCTGGTGA
- a CDS encoding ATP-binding protein, with translation MEHHGGVPARQPSYEGVWRFTAAAVDVSVPQARHAVRDLLVRQGVPLHDEIMDGLLLIVSELVTNAVRHAALLSPEIAVEVAIGPEWVRVSVEDNHPYRPKALEADYGQTGGRGLLLVREIALESGGVCDVEHTASGGKIIWAALPLAPMAPGPGGMPRTRTVTSPLTDPSVP, from the coding sequence GTGGAGCACCACGGGGGTGTCCCCGCCCGGCAACCGTCCTACGAAGGAGTCTGGCGCTTCACCGCTGCCGCGGTCGACGTCTCCGTCCCACAGGCCAGGCACGCCGTACGCGACCTGTTGGTCCGCCAGGGCGTACCCCTCCATGACGAGATCATGGACGGCCTGCTGCTGATCGTCTCCGAGCTGGTGACCAACGCAGTGCGGCACGCGGCGCTGCTGTCCCCGGAGATAGCGGTCGAGGTGGCCATCGGACCCGAGTGGGTCCGGGTGTCCGTCGAGGACAACCACCCCTACCGGCCCAAGGCCCTGGAGGCGGACTACGGGCAGACCGGCGGTCGCGGCCTGCTGCTGGTCCGGGAGATCGCCCTGGAGTCCGGCGGCGTCTGCGACGTCGAGCACACGGCGAGCGGCGGGAAGATCATCTGGGCGGCGCTGCCCCTGGCCCCGATGGCACCGGGGCCGGGAGGCATGCCTCGTACGCGGACGGTCACCAGCCCCCTGACGGACCCGTCAGTTCCCTGA
- a CDS encoding GlxA family transcriptional regulator, with the protein MTQRPVLVVLFDGVQSLDVTGPFEVFAGAARAAGDPSAYPIRTASLDGGPVRTHSGLRLLPDTTLAEAVADGAPHTLVVPGGEGTRAPDPALIEWLRTHAPDAHRLVSVCTGALLLAEAGLLDGHRATTHWTACDHLARHYPEVEVDPDPIFVRDGRLATSAGVTAGIDLALALVEEDLGRDVALTVARHLVVFLRRPGNQAQFSVQLAAQTARREPLRDLQHWITEHPDGDLSVEALAARARLSPRHFARAFHAETGATPGRYVDRVRLEHARRLLEETSRGVEEVARASGYGTPEGMRRAFTKALGTPPAEYRRRFHATGT; encoded by the coding sequence ATGACGCAGCGACCCGTCCTCGTCGTCCTCTTCGACGGCGTCCAGAGCCTCGACGTCACCGGGCCCTTCGAGGTGTTCGCCGGTGCCGCCCGGGCCGCCGGGGACCCGTCCGCGTACCCGATTCGCACCGCCTCCCTGGACGGCGGACCGGTCCGTACGCACAGCGGGCTGCGGCTGCTCCCCGACACGACGCTCGCTGAGGCGGTCGCCGACGGCGCCCCGCACACCCTCGTCGTCCCCGGCGGCGAGGGCACCCGCGCACCGGACCCGGCCCTGATCGAGTGGCTGCGCACCCATGCCCCGGACGCCCACCGTCTCGTCTCGGTCTGCACCGGGGCGCTGCTCCTCGCCGAGGCCGGGCTCCTCGACGGGCACCGGGCGACGACCCACTGGACGGCCTGCGACCACCTCGCCCGCCACTACCCCGAGGTCGAGGTGGACCCCGACCCCATCTTCGTACGGGACGGGCGCCTCGCCACCTCCGCCGGGGTCACGGCCGGCATCGACCTGGCGCTCGCCCTCGTCGAGGAGGACCTCGGCCGGGACGTGGCCCTCACCGTCGCGCGCCATCTGGTCGTCTTTCTGCGCCGCCCCGGCAACCAGGCCCAGTTCAGTGTCCAGCTCGCCGCCCAGACCGCCCGCCGGGAGCCGCTGCGCGACCTCCAGCACTGGATCACCGAGCACCCCGACGGGGACCTCTCCGTGGAGGCTCTCGCCGCCCGCGCCCGTCTCTCGCCGCGTCACTTCGCGCGTGCCTTCCACGCGGAGACCGGGGCGACTCCCGGCCGGTACGTCGACCGGGTACGCCTCGAACACGCCCGGCGCCTCCTGGAGGAGACCTCGCGCGGGGTCGAGGAGGTCGCCCGCGCCTCGGGCTACGGCACTCCGGAGGGGATGCGCCGCGCCTTCACCAAGGCACTGGGAACTCCCCCGGCCGAGTACCGCCGCCGCTTCCACGCCACCGGCACCTGA
- a CDS encoding enoyl-CoA hydratase/isomerase family protein, with protein MEPQLKASVTDGIATVVIANPAKRNAMSAGMWRALPGLLDRLAADPAVRVLVLTGEGDTFCAGADIAALREPGDEQQALAVRAEEALAAFPRPTLAAVRGFCVGGGSQLAAACDLRFAEEGARFGITPSKLGIVYPSSSTRRLAALVGPSTAKYLLFSGELIDADRALRTRFVDELHPAGELDKRVAEFTRVLASRSLLTQAAAKEFADGRLDRDAHWAEQARGSGDTAEGVAAFLERRAPRFTYGG; from the coding sequence ATGGAGCCGCAGCTGAAGGCCAGCGTCACGGACGGGATCGCCACCGTCGTCATAGCCAACCCCGCCAAGCGCAACGCGATGAGCGCCGGCATGTGGCGCGCCCTGCCCGGCCTCCTCGACCGGCTCGCCGCCGACCCGGCCGTCCGGGTCCTGGTCCTGACCGGCGAGGGCGACACCTTCTGCGCCGGGGCGGACATCGCGGCGCTCCGGGAGCCCGGGGATGAGCAGCAGGCGCTCGCGGTACGTGCTGAGGAGGCGCTCGCCGCCTTTCCCCGGCCGACCCTGGCGGCCGTCCGGGGCTTCTGCGTCGGCGGCGGCAGCCAGCTCGCCGCCGCCTGCGACCTGCGCTTCGCCGAGGAGGGCGCCCGCTTCGGGATCACCCCGTCGAAGCTGGGGATCGTCTACCCGTCCTCGTCCACCCGCAGGCTCGCCGCCCTCGTGGGCCCGTCGACCGCCAAGTACCTGCTGTTCTCCGGTGAGCTGATCGACGCGGACCGGGCGCTGCGGACCCGGTTCGTGGACGAACTCCACCCGGCCGGCGAGCTGGACAAGCGGGTGGCCGAGTTCACGCGGGTGCTCGCCTCCCGCTCGCTGCTGACGCAGGCGGCGGCCAAGGAGTTCGCCGACGGGCGGCTCGACCGGGACGCCCACTGGGCCGAGCAGGCGCGCGGGAGCGGCGACACCGCGGAGGGCGTCGCCGCCTTCCTGGAGCGCCGCGCGCCCCGGTTCACGTACGGCGGCTGA
- a CDS encoding CDP-alcohol phosphatidyltransferase family protein, with translation MPKPSVAELRPVVHPPGVKDRRSGEHWGGRMYMREISLRITRRLVGTKVTPNQLTYVMTIAGVLAAPALLVPGIPGALLGALMVQLYLLLDCVDGEVARWKKQFSLAGVYLDRVGAYLCDAAVLVGFGLRAADLWGSGRIDWLWAFLGTLAALGAILIKAETDLVGVARHQGGLPPVKESASEPRSSGMALARRAAGALKFHRLVLGIEASLLIVVLAIADQVRGDLFFTRLGVAVLAGIALLQTVLHLVSIMVSSRLK, from the coding sequence ATGCCAAAGCCATCCGTAGCTGAGCTCCGCCCGGTCGTCCACCCTCCGGGTGTGAAGGACCGGCGCAGTGGGGAGCACTGGGGCGGTCGCATGTACATGCGGGAGATCTCGCTCCGGATCACCCGTCGGCTCGTCGGCACCAAGGTCACGCCGAACCAGCTCACGTACGTCATGACCATCGCCGGCGTCCTCGCGGCCCCGGCCCTGCTCGTCCCGGGCATCCCCGGGGCGCTGCTCGGCGCGCTCATGGTCCAGCTCTACCTGCTGCTCGACTGCGTCGACGGCGAGGTGGCCCGCTGGAAGAAGCAGTTCTCGCTGGCAGGTGTCTACCTGGACCGGGTCGGCGCCTACCTGTGCGACGCGGCGGTGCTCGTCGGCTTCGGCCTGCGCGCCGCCGACCTGTGGGGCTCGGGCCGGATCGACTGGCTGTGGGCCTTCCTCGGCACCCTCGCCGCGCTCGGCGCCATCCTGATCAAGGCCGAGACCGACCTCGTCGGCGTCGCCCGGCACCAGGGCGGTCTGCCGCCGGTCAAGGAGTCGGCCTCCGAGCCGCGCTCCTCCGGCATGGCGCTGGCCCGCCGGGCCGCCGGGGCGCTGAAGTTCCACCGGCTCGTCCTCGGCATCGAGGCCTCGCTGCTCATCGTGGTCCTGGCGATCGCGGACCAGGTCCGCGGCGACCTGTTCTTCACCCGGCTCGGTGTCGCCGTCCTGGCCGGCATCGCCCTGCTCCAGACCGTGCTGCACCTGGTGTCGATCATGGTCTCCAGCAGGCTGAAGTGA
- a CDS encoding SCO6745 family protein: MTTTALPPRAGRRCHNALNPLHSTLYFSPDLDREFGALGFTDRSAMRLAARSAALGAVGPGTVAATFYNYDHAFLARHLPDVWETASPAEVLDARLRTADATLRRLLGEETVASPEMAEAAGLALRATEACTRHARPLYSANADLPVPEEPHLAYWHATTLLREHRGDGHLAALLSAGLDPVEALVSHTATGKGMSPRWVLGSRGWRRADWEAATERLRGRGLLDAEGELTDSGTALRDDLEEHTDRLDSAPYEHLGAAGVERLTELGRGFLVTAAVAGAFPADLVGKE, from the coding sequence ATGACGACGACTGCCCTGCCGCCGCGCGCCGGACGCCGCTGCCACAACGCCCTCAACCCGCTCCACTCCACGCTCTACTTCTCGCCCGACCTGGACCGCGAGTTCGGTGCGCTCGGCTTCACCGACCGGAGCGCGATGCGGCTCGCCGCGCGCAGCGCCGCCCTCGGCGCGGTGGGCCCCGGAACCGTCGCCGCGACCTTCTACAACTACGACCACGCCTTCCTCGCCCGGCACCTCCCGGACGTCTGGGAGACCGCCTCCCCCGCCGAGGTGCTGGACGCCCGGCTGCGGACCGCCGACGCGACCCTGCGCCGGCTGCTCGGCGAGGAGACCGTCGCCTCCCCGGAGATGGCCGAGGCCGCCGGACTCGCCCTGCGCGCCACCGAGGCCTGCACCCGGCACGCCCGGCCGCTGTACTCGGCCAACGCCGACCTTCCCGTACCGGAGGAGCCCCACCTCGCGTACTGGCACGCCACCACCCTGCTGCGCGAGCACCGGGGCGACGGGCACCTCGCGGCCCTGCTGTCCGCCGGGCTCGACCCCGTCGAGGCGCTCGTCTCCCACACCGCCACCGGCAAGGGCATGTCCCCGCGCTGGGTGCTCGGCTCCCGGGGCTGGCGGCGCGCCGACTGGGAGGCGGCGACGGAGCGGCTGCGCGGGCGGGGACTCCTCGACGCCGAGGGCGAGCTGACGGATTCGGGGACCGCGCTGCGGGACGATCTCGAGGAGCACACCGACCGGCTGGACTCCGCCCCGTACGAGCACCTCGGCGCGGCCGGCGTCGAGCGGCTCACCGAGCTGGGGCGCGGCTTCCTGGTCACGGCGGCCGTCGCGGGCGCCTTCCCGGCGGATCTCGTCGGCAAGGAGTGA